The genomic stretch GTACAACGTTTATAGTTACATTGCCCTTAGATAATTAGATCACAACATAAAAAATGAATAAAGAAATAAAAATTGCGCTGGTTGAAGATGATGAAAACCTGCGTTTTTTGGTTGCCGAGCGCTTGCAAAGCGAAGGGTACAAGGTTATAGAAATAGGCAACGGCGAAGAAGCCGAGAGTATTATTATAGAAGAGCAGCCGGGCATTGTACTGCTTGATTGGATGCTGCCAGGCAAACAAGGATCGGAAGTGTGCGCCAGCTTGCGCGAAAAGGGCTTTGATAAGCTGGTGATAATGATGACCGCCAAGGCGCAGGATATTGATAAAATCGGTGCCTATAACTTTGGCGTAAGTGATTATATCACCAAGCCCTTTAACATGGATGTGTTGGTGGCGATGATAGACAGCAAGATAAAATTCTCGTTAAATAACGACAAAACTGAGTCGCACAAGTTTGGCAATATGGAGCACCAGCCCAACACCCACCTGCTGATTAAGGATGGCCGTAAAACCGAGCTAACCATTTTAGAGAACCGCATTTTACTTTACTTTTTAAAGAATAAGAATAAGGTAATA from Inquilinus sp. KBS0705 encodes the following:
- a CDS encoding response regulator transcription factor, encoding MNKEIKIALVEDDENLRFLVAERLQSEGYKVIEIGNGEEAESIIIEEQPGIVLLDWMLPGKQGSEVCASLREKGFDKLVIMMTAKAQDIDKIGAYNFGVSDYITKPFNMDVLVAMIDSKIKFSLNNDKTESHKFGNMEHQPNTHLLIKDGRKTELTILENRILLYFLKNKNKVINREELMMEVWGYNADVNTRTLDMHIVRLRKKIENNPDSPTYLQTVRGIGYKFVY